A region of Longimicrobium sp. DNA encodes the following proteins:
- a CDS encoding TetR/AcrR family transcriptional regulator translates to MTDERSAYDEKLESILRTAAAIFAEKGYHQASIRDIARATGVSLSGLYYYFNSKEELLFLIQDHAFGTLLDNLERLVADEADPQRRLRLLMENHLRYFIANTPEMKVLSHEGESLTGEFRRRVNAKKKRLTELAMEILRELRPDGGVDLRVATFSLFGMMNWLYNWHRPEVDVPIDQLVDDMHRIFVEGFLPPGAAMSDAARAAAPGDAHPAMWRSEQP, encoded by the coding sequence ATGACGGACGAGCGCAGCGCGTACGACGAGAAGCTGGAGAGCATCCTGCGGACGGCCGCGGCGATCTTCGCCGAGAAGGGCTATCACCAGGCGAGCATCCGCGACATCGCGCGCGCCACGGGCGTATCGCTTTCAGGGCTGTACTACTATTTCAACAGCAAGGAAGAGCTCCTCTTCCTCATCCAGGACCACGCCTTCGGCACGCTGCTGGACAACCTGGAGCGTCTGGTGGCGGACGAGGCGGACCCCCAGCGCCGCCTGCGCCTGCTGATGGAGAACCACCTGCGCTACTTCATCGCCAACACGCCGGAGATGAAGGTGCTGTCGCACGAGGGCGAGTCGCTCACGGGCGAGTTCCGGCGGCGGGTGAACGCGAAGAAGAAGCGGCTGACGGAGCTCGCCATGGAGATCCTCCGCGAGCTGCGGCCGGACGGCGGGGTGGACCTGCGGGTGGCCACCTTTTCGCTGTTCGGGATGATGAACTGGCTGTACAACTGGCACCGCCCGGAGGTGGACGTCCCCATCGACCAATTGGTGGACGACATGCACCGGATCTTCGTGGAGGGCTTCCTCCCCCCGGGCGCCGCCATGTCCGACGCCGCCCGCGCAGCCGCGCCGGGCGACGCGCACCCCGCGATGTGGCGCTCCGAGCAGCCCTGA
- a CDS encoding enoyl-CoA hydratase-related protein, producing MTDTVLLRVEHGVAWITLNRPERLNAFAGTMRDDLHDAIARAADDEAVRVLVITGNGRAFGTGADLEVTGDLVDRGDSEAFERLVESGMRAVRRLRAVRQPVIAAVNGPAAGAGASLALACDVRIASDKASFGLTFNRIGLHPDWGGSWFLPRLVGAGRAAELILSARMVPADEALRIGLVERVVPADRFEDEVRAFAAELAAKPPLALAAAKRTLARSLDATLDEILAAERDEQMACFRSADAREGIAAFNEKRPPVFRGE from the coding sequence GTGACCGACACCGTCCTGCTCCGCGTCGAGCACGGCGTCGCCTGGATCACCCTCAACCGCCCCGAGCGCCTCAACGCCTTCGCCGGCACCATGCGCGACGACCTGCACGACGCCATCGCCCGCGCCGCGGACGACGAGGCGGTGCGGGTTCTGGTCATCACTGGTAACGGCCGCGCCTTCGGCACCGGCGCGGACCTGGAGGTCACCGGCGATCTCGTGGACCGCGGCGACAGCGAGGCGTTCGAGCGGCTGGTGGAGTCCGGGATGCGCGCGGTCCGCCGCCTCCGCGCGGTGCGCCAGCCCGTGATCGCGGCGGTGAACGGCCCCGCGGCGGGCGCCGGCGCGTCGCTGGCGCTGGCGTGCGACGTCCGCATCGCGTCGGACAAGGCGTCGTTCGGGCTGACCTTCAACCGCATTGGCCTTCACCCCGACTGGGGCGGCAGCTGGTTCCTCCCCCGCCTGGTGGGCGCCGGGCGCGCCGCGGAGCTGATCCTCTCCGCCCGCATGGTCCCCGCGGACGAGGCGTTGCGGATCGGCCTCGTCGAGCGCGTCGTCCCCGCGGACCGCTTCGAGGACGAGGTTCGCGCATTCGCGGCGGAGCTCGCGGCCAAGCCGCCGCTCGCCCTCGCCGCCGCCAAGCGCACGCTAGCCCGTTCCCTGGACGCCACGCTGGACGAGATCCTCGCCGCCGAGCGCGACGAGCAGATGGCCTGCTTCCGCTCCGCCGACGCGCGCGAGGGGATCGCCGCCTTCAACGAAAAGCGCCCCCCCGTCTTCCGCGGCGAATGA
- a CDS encoding enoyl-CoA hydratase/isomerase family protein: MANATTETQGDTKTLVHYEVQEGVAIFTLDDPPANTYTHEMMVQIDAAILRARFDPTVDVIVIVGKGEKFFCAGANINMLQQADPTWKYYFCLHANETLLRLEHTPKLVIAALNGHTVGGGLEIAMAADLRIARRGAGKVGLPEVALGVLPGTGGTQRLTKLVGTSKAIQLMVEGTNFDFEEAESLGIVNKVLDAGSRDEFLAQVLEYARQFTRPGKATFAVGNIKRSCQSGAELPLEQGLALERELQALLFNSQDAKEGLNAYVQKRTAQFTGK; this comes from the coding sequence ATGGCGAACGCGACCACCGAAACGCAGGGCGACACGAAGACGCTGGTGCACTACGAAGTGCAGGAAGGCGTCGCGATCTTTACGCTCGACGATCCGCCGGCGAACACGTACACGCACGAGATGATGGTGCAGATCGACGCCGCCATCCTCCGCGCGCGCTTCGACCCCACGGTCGACGTGATCGTGATCGTGGGCAAGGGGGAGAAGTTCTTCTGCGCGGGGGCCAACATCAACATGCTCCAGCAGGCGGACCCCACCTGGAAGTACTACTTCTGCCTGCACGCCAACGAGACGCTGCTGCGGCTGGAGCACACGCCCAAGCTGGTGATCGCGGCGCTCAACGGCCACACGGTGGGCGGCGGGCTCGAGATCGCCATGGCGGCCGACCTGCGCATCGCGCGGCGCGGCGCGGGCAAGGTGGGGCTGCCCGAGGTGGCGCTGGGCGTGCTCCCGGGCACGGGCGGCACGCAGCGCCTCACCAAGCTGGTGGGCACCTCCAAGGCGATCCAGCTGATGGTGGAAGGGACCAACTTCGACTTCGAAGAGGCCGAGTCGCTGGGGATCGTCAACAAGGTGCTGGACGCCGGCTCGCGCGACGAGTTCCTGGCGCAGGTGCTGGAGTACGCGCGCCAGTTCACGCGCCCCGGCAAGGCCACGTTTGCGGTGGGCAACATCAAGCGCTCCTGCCAGAGCGGCGCCGAGCTCCCGCTGGAGCAGGGCCTCGCGCTGGAGCGCGAGCTGCAGGCGCTCCTCTTCAACTCGCAGGACGCCAAGGAAGGGCTGAACGCGTACGTGCAGAAGCGGACGGCGCAGTTCACGGGCAAGTGA
- a CDS encoding 3-hydroxyacyl-CoA dehydrogenase family protein, which yields MSELSNSRVAVIGAGTMGHGIAQVCAMAGYGVALFDPMPGAVDRALARIGENLDKGVERGKVAAADAAAARGRLRAAETLRAAVADAGLMIEAVPEAMELKERIFREADEAAQADAILASNTSSLSVSRIAASTARPERVVGLHFFNPVHIMKLLEVVRGRDTSQVTVDASLAFAARIGKEAIMVTDTPGFASSRLGVVLGLEAMRMVEEGVASPQDIDRAMELGYNHPMGPLKLTDVVGLDVRLGIAEYLHGELGGEQYRPPEILRRMVAEGRLGKKSGRGFYDWEGK from the coding sequence ATGAGCGAGCTTTCCAACTCCCGCGTCGCCGTGATCGGCGCCGGCACCATGGGGCACGGGATCGCGCAGGTGTGCGCGATGGCGGGCTACGGCGTGGCGCTCTTCGATCCCATGCCCGGCGCCGTCGACCGCGCCCTCGCCCGCATCGGCGAGAACCTGGACAAGGGCGTGGAGCGCGGCAAAGTCGCCGCCGCGGATGCCGCCGCCGCTCGCGGCCGCCTGCGCGCCGCCGAGACCCTCCGCGCCGCCGTGGCGGACGCGGGGCTGATGATCGAGGCCGTCCCCGAGGCGATGGAGCTCAAGGAGCGCATCTTCCGCGAGGCCGACGAAGCCGCCCAGGCGGACGCGATCCTGGCGAGCAACACGTCATCGCTCAGCGTGTCGCGGATCGCGGCGTCGACGGCGCGGCCGGAGCGGGTGGTGGGGCTGCACTTCTTCAACCCCGTCCACATCATGAAGCTGCTGGAGGTGGTGCGCGGCCGCGACACGTCACAGGTGACGGTCGATGCCTCACTCGCCTTCGCCGCGCGCATCGGCAAGGAGGCGATCATGGTGACGGACACGCCGGGGTTCGCGTCGTCGCGCCTGGGCGTCGTGCTGGGGCTGGAGGCGATGCGCATGGTGGAGGAGGGCGTCGCCTCGCCGCAGGACATCGACCGCGCCATGGAGCTGGGCTACAACCACCCCATGGGTCCGCTCAAGCTGACCGACGTCGTGGGCCTGGACGTGCGCCTTGGGATCGCCGAGTACCTCCACGGCGAGCTGGGCGGCGAGCAATACCGCCCCCCGGAGATCCTGCGCCGCATGGTGGCCGAGGGGCGGCTTGGGAAGAAGAGCGGGCGCGGCTTCTACGACTGGGAGGGGAAGTGA
- a CDS encoding acetyl-CoA C-acyltransferase: protein MTDAYILDAVRTPVGRYGGSLASVRPDDLAAHVIRALVQRTGVDAARIDDVIMGCANQAGEDNRNVARMAGLLAGLPVTVPGQTVNRLCGSGLQAVRSAAHAIRAGEGELFVAGGVESMTRAPWVMLKPQEGYARGVPEMADSLLGWRFVNPKMPKEWTVSLGETAEIVAEEFGVSRADQDAFALASQQRAAAAIAAGHFAGEIVPIEIPQRKGPPRVVETDEHPRADTTLESLTGLRAAFRAERGTVTAGNASGLNDGASALLVASAAVAEEMGLRPMARVVASDVAGVEPQRMGIGPVPATRKALARAGLRIEDVGLAEINEAFAAQSVACVRELGLDPEIVNVSGGAVATGHPLGSSGARILTTLVHEMRRRGVRYGLATMCIGVGQGISMIVERVE, encoded by the coding sequence ATGACCGACGCATACATCCTCGACGCCGTTCGTACGCCCGTCGGCAGGTACGGCGGCTCGCTCGCTTCCGTGCGGCCGGACGACCTGGCGGCGCACGTCATCCGCGCCCTCGTGCAGCGCACCGGGGTGGACGCGGCGCGCATCGACGACGTGATCATGGGGTGCGCCAACCAGGCGGGCGAGGACAACCGCAACGTCGCGCGCATGGCCGGGCTCCTGGCCGGGTTACCAGTAACGGTGCCGGGACAGACGGTGAACCGGCTCTGCGGGTCGGGGCTCCAGGCCGTCCGCTCCGCCGCGCACGCCATTCGCGCCGGCGAGGGGGAGCTGTTCGTGGCCGGCGGGGTGGAGAGCATGACCCGCGCGCCGTGGGTGATGCTCAAGCCGCAGGAAGGGTATGCGCGCGGTGTGCCCGAGATGGCGGACTCGCTCCTGGGGTGGCGCTTCGTCAATCCGAAGATGCCCAAGGAGTGGACCGTCTCTCTGGGCGAGACGGCGGAGATCGTGGCGGAGGAGTTCGGCGTGTCGCGCGCGGACCAGGACGCCTTTGCGCTCGCCAGCCAGCAGCGCGCCGCCGCCGCCATCGCCGCCGGCCACTTCGCGGGCGAGATCGTCCCCATCGAGATCCCGCAGCGCAAGGGTCCGCCCAGGGTGGTGGAGACCGACGAGCACCCGCGCGCCGACACCACGCTGGAGTCGCTGACCGGCCTGCGCGCCGCCTTCCGCGCGGAGCGCGGCACCGTGACGGCGGGGAACGCGTCCGGCCTCAACGACGGCGCCTCCGCCCTCCTCGTCGCCTCCGCCGCGGTGGCGGAGGAAATGGGGCTGAGGCCGATGGCGCGCGTGGTGGCGAGCGACGTGGCCGGCGTGGAGCCGCAGCGCATGGGGATCGGCCCCGTGCCCGCGACGCGAAAGGCGCTGGCCCGCGCGGGGCTGCGCATCGAGGACGTCGGGCTGGCGGAGATCAACGAGGCCTTCGCCGCGCAGTCCGTCGCCTGCGTCCGCGAGCTGGGGCTGGATCCGGAGATCGTGAACGTCTCCGGCGGAGCGGTCGCGACGGGCCACCCGCTGGGCTCCTCCGGCGCGCGCATCCTCACCACGCTGGTGCACGAGATGCGGCGCCGCGGCGTGCGCTACGGACTCGCCACCATGTGCATCGGCGTGGGCCAGGGGATTTCGATGATCGTGGAGCGCGTCGAGTGA
- a CDS encoding aldehyde dehydrogenase family protein has translation MMDIQPGQLYIGGEWQAAESGDTFDTMNPSTAEPLTQVAAAAEADVDRAVRAAREAFENGPWPGMDARARGRILYAIADGLEARADELARMEAMDNGKPVNEARKIDVKESIDCFRYYAGWADKIEGEVIPVPGPYLNYTRREPMGVCGAIIPWNYPLQMAAWKVAPAIACGNTMVLKPAEQTPLTALELARVASAAGLPAGVLNVLTGFGESAGAALVRHPDVDKIAFTGSTEVGKIIQREAAGSLKRVSLELGGKSPNIVLADADLDAAVKGASMAIFYNAGQACTAGSRLLVEESVRDEFVEKLLARAGKLKAGDPLDPKTRLGPLVSQEQMDRVLGYVEKGKAEGAELLTGGERVEVNGMRGYFLNPTIFDRVTPEMTIAREEIFGPVLGITTFKDMDEAIHIANSSIYGLAAAVWTRDIGKAHLAAHRLRAGTVWINTYHNLDTASPFGGYKQSGYGRELGKHALDLYTQVKSVWVSLG, from the coding sequence ATGATGGACATCCAGCCCGGACAGCTCTACATCGGCGGCGAGTGGCAGGCCGCGGAGTCCGGAGACACCTTCGATACGATGAATCCGTCCACGGCCGAGCCGCTGACGCAGGTGGCGGCGGCGGCGGAGGCGGACGTGGACCGCGCCGTACGCGCCGCGCGCGAGGCCTTCGAGAACGGCCCCTGGCCCGGGATGGACGCCCGCGCCCGTGGCCGCATCCTGTACGCCATTGCGGACGGGCTGGAGGCGCGCGCGGACGAGCTGGCGCGCATGGAGGCGATGGACAACGGCAAGCCGGTGAACGAGGCGCGCAAGATCGACGTCAAGGAGTCGATCGACTGCTTCCGCTACTACGCGGGGTGGGCGGACAAGATCGAGGGCGAGGTCATCCCCGTGCCCGGCCCGTACCTCAACTACACGCGCCGCGAGCCGATGGGCGTCTGCGGAGCCATCATCCCGTGGAACTACCCGCTGCAGATGGCCGCTTGGAAGGTGGCGCCGGCCATCGCGTGCGGGAACACGATGGTGCTGAAGCCCGCCGAGCAGACCCCGCTCACCGCGCTGGAGCTGGCGCGCGTGGCGTCCGCGGCGGGGCTCCCGGCCGGGGTGCTGAACGTGCTCACCGGCTTCGGCGAGTCCGCGGGGGCGGCGCTGGTGAGGCACCCGGACGTGGACAAGATCGCCTTCACCGGCTCCACCGAGGTCGGCAAGATCATCCAGCGCGAGGCCGCGGGGTCGCTGAAGCGCGTGTCGCTGGAGCTGGGCGGCAAGAGCCCCAACATCGTCCTGGCGGACGCGGACCTGGACGCCGCGGTCAAGGGCGCCTCGATGGCGATCTTCTACAACGCCGGCCAGGCGTGCACCGCCGGCTCGCGACTCCTGGTGGAGGAGTCGGTCCGCGACGAGTTCGTGGAGAAGCTGCTGGCGCGCGCCGGCAAGCTGAAGGCGGGCGACCCGCTCGACCCCAAGACCCGCCTGGGGCCGCTGGTGTCGCAGGAGCAGATGGACCGCGTGCTCGGCTACGTGGAGAAGGGAAAGGCGGAGGGCGCCGAGCTGCTGACGGGCGGCGAGCGGGTGGAGGTCAACGGGATGCGAGGCTACTTCCTGAACCCCACCATCTTCGACCGCGTGACGCCGGAGATGACGATCGCGCGCGAGGAGATCTTTGGCCCCGTGCTGGGCATCACGACGTTCAAGGACATGGACGAGGCGATCCACATCGCCAACTCGAGCATCTACGGCCTGGCCGCCGCCGTGTGGACGCGCGACATCGGCAAGGCGCACCTCGCCGCGCACCGCCTGCGCGCCGGCACGGTGTGGATCAACACCTACCACAACCTGGACACCGCTTCCCCCTTTGGCGGCTACAAGCAGAGCGGCTACGGCCGCGAGCTGGGGAAGCACGCGCTCGACCTGTATACGCAGGTGAAGAGCGTGTGGGTGAGTCTGGGGTAA
- a CDS encoding enoyl-CoA hydratase-related protein, whose amino-acid sequence METVRIERDGAVAILTVDRPEKRNALNAAVRRELIAALDELRDDAEVRVLVLTGAGEKAFVAGADIGEFAERTPLEQRAVMTGRRVFDEIAAYPKPVIAMINGFALGGGCELALACDLRIAADTAKLGQPEINLGIIPGGGGTQRLPRVVGTGQAMRLVLTGEIIDATEALRIGLVDLVHPAAELRERTLELARGMAAKSPVALQMAKSAVRAAAEMPMAAGLAYETELFATCFASDDKREGVAAFLEKRPASFTGR is encoded by the coding sequence ATGGAGACCGTCCGCATCGAGCGCGACGGCGCCGTCGCCATCCTGACCGTCGACCGCCCCGAGAAGCGCAACGCCCTCAACGCCGCCGTGCGCCGCGAGCTGATCGCCGCCCTGGACGAGCTGCGCGACGACGCCGAGGTGCGCGTCCTGGTGCTCACCGGCGCGGGGGAGAAGGCGTTCGTGGCCGGTGCCGACATCGGCGAGTTCGCCGAGCGCACGCCGCTCGAGCAGCGCGCCGTCATGACCGGCCGCCGCGTCTTCGACGAGATCGCCGCGTACCCGAAGCCGGTGATCGCCATGATCAACGGCTTCGCGCTGGGCGGCGGGTGCGAGCTGGCGCTGGCCTGCGACCTCCGCATCGCCGCGGACACAGCGAAGCTGGGGCAGCCGGAGATCAACCTGGGGATCATCCCCGGCGGGGGCGGCACGCAGCGGCTTCCGCGCGTGGTGGGCACCGGCCAGGCCATGCGCCTGGTCCTCACTGGCGAGATCATCGACGCCACCGAGGCGCTGCGCATCGGCCTGGTGGACCTGGTGCACCCCGCCGCCGAGCTGCGCGAGCGTACGCTGGAGCTGGCGCGCGGCATGGCCGCCAAGTCCCCGGTCGCGCTGCAGATGGCCAAGTCCGCCGTCCGCGCCGCCGCCGAGATGCCCATGGCGGCCGGCCTCGCCTACGAAACCGAGCTATTCGCCACCTGCTTCGCCAGCGACGACAAGCGCGAAGGGGTGGCCGCCTTCCTGGAGAAGCGCCCGGCGAGCTTCACGGGGCGATAA